A stretch of Ranitomeya variabilis isolate aRanVar5 chromosome 3, aRanVar5.hap1, whole genome shotgun sequence DNA encodes these proteins:
- the LOC143817862 gene encoding olfactory receptor 51E1-like: MNSSQMFSLIPPQFLLTGLSWVEDKKLPVSVSFLLMYLVGIFSNCTIVILIKTDRKLQEPMHILISLLSLIDLSVSSSVIPKVLAILWFDSTEISSTGCLIQFYILYSMLGLQSSLFGLMSYDRYVAICHPLRHSTIMSPSFITMCVIFIVLRSSVFMIPLPAVTAGLTFCKMNIISNSHCEFVEVIKLACGDLMPVIIYVVILICIFPGGDNSLMIFSYVKILRVVYMLKSPQARSRSLNTCSSHAILLLLFYISSSFPLYLFLFYPNSPLYLKTLTEALSFLLLPMINPMVYGAKTKEIQDGLRRLYWRIILS, encoded by the coding sequence ATGAATTCATCACAAATGTTTAGCTTAATTCCTCCCCAGTTTCTTCTGACTGGCCTTTCATGGGTTGAGGACAAGAAGCTTCCCGTATCTGTAAGTTTCCTGTTGATGTACCTGGTGGGGATCTTTAGTAATTGCACCATTGTTATCCTTATCAAAACTGACCGGAAGCTTCAGGAACCAATGCATATATTGATATCTTTGCTGTCTCTGATAGACCTCAGTGTCTCCTCCTCCGTCATCCCAAAAGTCTTGGCCATTCTGTGGTTTGATTCCACTGAAATTTCCAGCACAGGATGCCTGATTCAGTTCTACATTCTGTACAGCATGTTGGGTCTCCAGTCTTCTCTCTTTGGTCTGATGTCCTACGACAGGTATGTGGCCATTTGTCACCCACTCAGACATTCCACCATAATGAGTCCATCCTTTATTACGATGTGTGTGATCTTCATTGTTTTGCGGAGCTCAGTTTTCATGATTCCTTTGCCAGCAGTGACAGCCGGTCTGACCTTCTGCAAAATGAACATCATAAGCAACTCGCATTGTGAATTTGTTGAAGTTATAAAGCTGGCCTGTGGAGACCTCATGCCAGTCATCATCTATGTGGTCATTCTTATCTGTATCTTCCCTGGAGGCGATAACAGCCTCATGATCTTCTCTTATGTGAAGATCTTGAGGGTAGTTTACATGTTGAAGTCTCCTCAAGCTCGATCCAGGTCCCTGAACACGTGCAGCTCCCACGCCATCCTGCTGTTATTGTTCTACATCTCCTCATCATTCCCTCtttatctttttcttttttatCCTAATTCTCCCCTTTATTTGAAAACATTAACTGAGGCCCTCAGCTTTCTTCTTCTGCCCATGATAAACCCAATGGTTTATGGAGCAAAAACCAAGGAAATTCAGGACGGGCTGAGAAGACTTTATTGGAGAATAATATTGTCTTGA